A portion of the Acidobacteriaceae bacterium genome contains these proteins:
- a CDS encoding cbb3-type cytochrome c oxidase subunit I — protein MNRWLHHRFVGFGYLAIAAVAVVVGTFLSLVMRIHLAWPEYVFPVHGIIKPEEYLALVTMHGTMMLFFVMTVAPLSAFSNLILPAQIGATRMSFPRLNLFAMLLTGFSFLVLCAAFVVPGGAPIGGWTAYPPLSVSALAGPGQGLGMDLWLASIALFGIASTAGAVNTLTTIVKRRCPGMSWTRLPLTVWAWLTANMLAVIAFSVLLAALVLLFCDRHLDTTFFIPTTDLINGVQVVSPGAHRGSGSPLLWLHLFWFFGHPEVYIAILPGMGLTSMVLANFAHRRVFGYRIMIATTVLIGMLGILVWGHHMFVAGLNPFAGALFSVSSLAIALPSSAKVLSWLATSWRSRMRLDTPALFALGFVSLFIAGGLTGPILAQPILDEFLHNTFFVVAHFHLIMALAGVFGLFCATYYWFPLLFGTKLNEGLGKWHFWLTILFAYSTFLPMHLTGIAGEPRHYAQLNGMAGPAATLLAATLPLQRHVSSSAIALATAQLLFLFNLIWTLKRRIPAGTNPWNATTMEWAPPLTPVRTFRGPCEYSDDGQSFRPQWSEDALQSIERE, from the coding sequence ATGAACCGTTGGCTGCATCATCGCTTCGTCGGCTTCGGGTATCTCGCCATCGCAGCGGTTGCCGTGGTTGTGGGCACGTTTCTTTCGCTTGTCATGCGTATCCATCTCGCATGGCCTGAGTACGTCTTCCCTGTTCACGGAATCATCAAGCCGGAAGAGTACCTCGCACTCGTCACAATGCACGGTACGATGATGCTCTTCTTCGTGATGACCGTGGCTCCGCTCTCGGCGTTCAGTAACCTGATTCTGCCCGCCCAGATCGGCGCAACGCGTATGAGCTTTCCTCGGCTGAACCTCTTCGCGATGCTGCTCACCGGCTTCTCGTTCCTCGTGCTTTGTGCGGCGTTCGTTGTTCCCGGCGGCGCGCCTATCGGGGGCTGGACAGCCTATCCGCCGCTCTCGGTTTCTGCCCTAGCGGGCCCGGGCCAGGGCCTTGGCATGGACCTTTGGCTTGCCTCCATCGCGCTCTTCGGCATTGCCTCAACGGCAGGCGCGGTGAATACGCTGACAACCATCGTCAAACGCCGCTGCCCCGGCATGTCCTGGACGCGTCTTCCGCTCACCGTGTGGGCGTGGCTTACAGCGAACATGCTGGCCGTGATTGCGTTCAGTGTGCTGCTGGCAGCGCTGGTCCTGCTCTTCTGTGACCGTCACCTCGACACGACGTTCTTCATCCCGACAACCGACCTCATCAATGGCGTCCAGGTCGTTTCGCCGGGGGCACATCGAGGCTCCGGATCGCCGCTGCTATGGCTGCATCTGTTCTGGTTCTTCGGCCACCCGGAGGTCTACATCGCCATCCTTCCGGGCATGGGGCTTACCTCCATGGTGCTGGCAAACTTCGCACATCGCCGCGTCTTCGGCTACCGCATTATGATCGCGACCACGGTGCTCATCGGCATGCTCGGCATCCTTGTCTGGGGACACCACATGTTTGTCGCCGGGCTGAACCCGTTTGCTGGCGCGCTCTTCTCGGTTTCGTCACTCGCCATCGCGCTGCCGTCCTCTGCCAAGGTTCTCTCGTGGCTCGCGACCTCCTGGCGTTCGCGGATGCGTCTGGACACGCCCGCACTCTTCGCCCTCGGCTTTGTCTCGCTGTTTATTGCGGGCGGACTTACTGGCCCAATCCTGGCGCAGCCGATTCTCGACGAGTTCCTGCACAACACCTTCTTCGTCGTCGCACACTTCCACCTCATCATGGCACTTGCCGGTGTCTTCGGGCTCTTCTGCGCGACGTACTACTGGTTCCCTCTGCTCTTCGGTACGAAGCTCAACGAAGGGCTCGGTAAGTGGCACTTCTGGCTGACGATCCTCTTCGCCTACTCGACGTTCCTTCCGATGCACCTCACCGGCATCGCCGGCGAACCTCGCCATTACGCGCAACTGAACGGAATGGCTGGCCCAGCAGCGACGTTACTCGCCGCCACACTTCCGCTGCAGCGCCACGTCTCGTCGTCGGCCATCGCGTTAGCAACAGCGCAGTTGCTCTTTCTTTTCAACCTGATCTGGACGTTAAAACGACGCATCCCTGCAGGAACGAATCCGTGGAACGCGACCACGATGGAGTGGGCCCCGCCTTTAACGCCAGTCCGCACCTTCCGAGGCCCCTGCGAGTACAGCGACGACGGGCAAAGCTTCCGCCCGCAATGGAGCGAAGATGCTCTTCAAAGCATCGAACGAGAGTAA
- a CDS encoding phosphorylase produces MARIGIVAALPRELAGLLGDAKPAATLLQQGVFRVQRGNAVLVAAGMGSERATLAVEACGEVQQLLSVGLAGACSPLLTPGQIAEARVVIDTQSGERYGAASTTELVLATTATIASVAEKARLAAAYGASMVDMEAATVARLARAHSIPFRAIKGISDAHDFELEGMSKFAGKHGSFRTGAFALYTAARPWLWGKAMTLGKGSTAALKELTVKLEQVIADA; encoded by the coding sequence ATGGCTCGAATAGGCATTGTGGCGGCGTTGCCGCGAGAGTTGGCAGGGCTGCTTGGGGATGCAAAGCCTGCTGCAACATTGTTGCAGCAGGGCGTTTTTCGCGTGCAGCGAGGGAACGCTGTTCTGGTTGCGGCAGGGATGGGAAGCGAACGGGCCACGCTAGCGGTAGAGGCTTGCGGCGAGGTGCAGCAGCTGCTCTCGGTAGGGCTGGCCGGGGCCTGCTCGCCGTTGCTTACGCCGGGCCAGATTGCGGAAGCTCGGGTGGTAATCGACACGCAGAGCGGCGAGCGTTACGGTGCGGCTTCGACCACAGAGCTTGTGCTGGCCACGACGGCGACGATCGCAAGCGTTGCGGAGAAGGCTCGCCTGGCAGCGGCCTACGGCGCGTCGATGGTGGACATGGAGGCCGCGACCGTTGCGCGGCTGGCAAGGGCACACAGCATTCCGTTCCGCGCGATCAAGGGCATCTCCGATGCGCACGATTTTGAGCTCGAAGGGATGTCTAAGTTTGCGGGCAAGCATGGCTCGTTCCGGACGGGTGCGTTCGCGCTCTACACCGCTGCTCGTCCGTGGCTGTGGGGCAAGGCTATGACGCTGGGCAAGGGCTCGACTGCGGCTCTCAAAGAGCTGACCGTGAAGCTTGAACAGGTGATTGCCGACGCATAG
- a CDS encoding zinc-dependent dehydrogenase has translation MADAVAMTMKAAVYRGVDDVRTEVVPVPEIGPGEVLVRIDSCGICGTDLKKIHTGSHSAPRVFGHEMAGTITRVGEGVNGFAVGDRVMAFHHIPCGECFYCRKKTFAQCERYKLVGTTAGVGAPSGGGFAEYIRVMDWIVGDGVTPAGLIRIPDDIPFEQAAWIEPVNTCFKAIRLLELESDDTVLVIGQGSIGILLAALARQTGATVLTSDMYAERHAVAAQYGLDHPLDARGDVVAACKDVTEGRGADVALVAVGSDKIIAQAMEAIRPGGRVMLFASTQHGEAPFDPAAVCMDEKTLMGSYSASVAIQQEGIDLVFEGYRSGKLDLTKLISHRFSLEDAAKAIDLASNPQPGSMKIFLKP, from the coding sequence ATGGCTGATGCAGTGGCAATGACGATGAAGGCTGCCGTTTACCGCGGCGTGGATGACGTTCGAACCGAAGTGGTTCCTGTGCCGGAGATTGGTCCCGGCGAAGTGCTCGTGCGCATTGATTCCTGCGGGATCTGCGGGACGGACCTGAAGAAGATTCATACCGGGTCGCACTCGGCTCCGCGAGTCTTCGGGCATGAGATGGCGGGCACGATCACTCGCGTTGGTGAAGGGGTTAACGGCTTCGCCGTAGGTGATCGTGTGATGGCGTTCCATCACATCCCTTGCGGCGAGTGCTTCTACTGCCGCAAGAAGACGTTTGCGCAGTGCGAACGCTACAAGCTGGTTGGAACGACGGCTGGCGTAGGCGCACCGTCTGGTGGTGGCTTTGCGGAGTACATCCGCGTGATGGATTGGATTGTGGGCGACGGTGTAACGCCTGCCGGCCTGATTCGTATTCCTGACGATATTCCGTTCGAGCAGGCTGCGTGGATCGAGCCGGTGAACACCTGCTTCAAGGCGATCCGTCTGCTGGAACTGGAGTCCGATGACACCGTGCTGGTGATCGGGCAGGGGAGCATCGGGATTCTGCTGGCAGCGTTGGCTCGCCAGACAGGGGCTACCGTGCTGACGAGCGATATGTACGCCGAGCGTCATGCCGTGGCTGCGCAGTATGGTCTGGACCATCCGCTGGATGCACGGGGCGATGTGGTGGCTGCATGCAAGGACGTCACCGAAGGCCGCGGTGCGGATGTGGCGCTGGTTGCTGTTGGCTCGGACAAGATCATCGCGCAGGCGATGGAGGCGATTCGTCCTGGTGGCCGCGTGATGCTTTTTGCCTCCACACAGCATGGCGAAGCGCCGTTTGATCCGGCGGCAGTCTGCATGGATGAGAAGACGCTGATGGGCTCGTACTCGGCGTCAGTTGCGATTCAGCAGGAAGGCATCGACCTGGTCTTCGAAGGCTATCGCTCAGGCAAGCTCGATTTGACGAAGCTGATCTCGCACCGCTTCTCGCTGGAGGATGCGGCGAAGGCGATTGACCTGGCGTCGAACCCGCAGCCGGGATCGATGAAGATCTTCCTGAAGCCTTAG
- the pdxT gene encoding pyridoxal 5'-phosphate synthase glutaminase subunit PdxT, whose protein sequence is MSEAVTNNVAHIGVLALQGAFDVHAKRLTELGAESHLVRKPEQLAALDGIVIPGGESSTFLWHLELAGFYDVLLEFVRTKPTFGTCAGCILLAKEVLNPAQRSFGVLDVTVERNAYGRQNDSAILSGETSLSGGPLETVYIRAPRIARTGPEVETMASRDGSPTLVRQGHILAATFHPELSEDRRVHQYFLDMVTASTR, encoded by the coding sequence TTGTCAGAAGCAGTAACGAACAACGTGGCACACATTGGCGTCCTTGCTCTGCAAGGCGCCTTTGACGTGCACGCAAAGCGCCTCACAGAGCTCGGTGCGGAGTCACACCTTGTGCGCAAGCCGGAACAGCTTGCGGCGCTCGATGGCATCGTCATCCCCGGCGGGGAAAGCTCGACCTTTCTTTGGCATCTGGAGCTTGCGGGCTTCTACGATGTGCTGCTGGAATTTGTTCGCACCAAGCCGACCTTCGGCACCTGCGCTGGCTGCATTCTTCTCGCCAAAGAAGTTCTGAACCCTGCTCAGCGATCTTTCGGTGTCCTCGACGTCACGGTGGAGCGCAACGCGTATGGCCGCCAGAATGATTCGGCGATTCTAAGCGGAGAGACCTCGCTGTCCGGTGGACCGCTGGAGACCGTCTATATCCGTGCTCCGCGTATCGCCCGCACAGGGCCAGAGGTTGAGACGATGGCGAGTCGTGATGGTTCGCCAACACTGGTGCGGCAGGGGCACATTCTGGCAGCAACGTTTCATCCTGAGTTGAGCGAAGATCGACGCGTGCATCAATACTTCCTCGACATGGTGACCGCCAGCACACGCTGA
- a CDS encoding LacI family DNA-binding transcriptional regulator: MAAENPAPSKQPARGTKPTSLSTIAEHLGLSVAAISRVLNHSPAAKSIPKATQDRIFAAAKLLNYRPNVLARSLRHGKSLTIGVLVPEISEGYATLVLAGLEQGLQQAGYFYLLISHHHREELIERAQALLIERAVDGLVVIDTILQQHPPIPTVTISCPEEHEGITNIVLNHRRAAEQAIDHLAGMGHKSIAVIKGQAFSSDTESRWEAIEAAAERANVKLDERLVARLEGDAPSHEPGYFATQRLLASDVPFTAIFAFNDVSAIGAVRALREAGLSVPQDVSVVGFDDIQSAAFQNPGLTTVRQPLRTMGMLAAETVIRQISADADHSHAKQLLVDPELVVRDSTCPPQARGRKR, encoded by the coding sequence ATGGCCGCTGAAAACCCTGCCCCCTCGAAACAACCTGCGCGTGGCACCAAGCCGACATCGCTTTCCACGATTGCGGAGCATCTGGGCCTTTCTGTCGCAGCTATATCGCGGGTACTGAATCATTCCCCGGCGGCGAAGTCGATTCCAAAGGCGACACAAGATCGTATTTTTGCAGCGGCAAAGCTGCTGAATTACCGGCCCAATGTGCTGGCGCGGTCCCTGCGGCATGGGAAATCGCTGACGATCGGCGTTCTGGTTCCTGAGATCAGCGAGGGCTATGCCACGCTGGTTCTCGCGGGGCTGGAGCAGGGCTTGCAGCAGGCAGGCTACTTCTATCTATTGATCAGCCATCATCACCGCGAAGAGTTGATCGAACGCGCGCAGGCGCTGCTGATTGAGCGTGCGGTGGATGGGCTTGTGGTTATAGATACGATTCTGCAGCAGCATCCCCCTATCCCGACCGTAACGATCTCTTGCCCAGAGGAGCACGAGGGCATTACGAACATCGTGCTGAACCATCGCCGAGCGGCTGAACAGGCGATTGATCATCTTGCAGGGATGGGGCACAAGAGTATTGCGGTGATCAAGGGACAGGCCTTCAGTTCGGACACCGAGTCGCGCTGGGAGGCCATTGAGGCGGCAGCCGAGAGGGCGAATGTAAAGCTGGATGAGCGGCTGGTGGCTCGTCTTGAAGGCGATGCTCCGTCGCATGAGCCGGGGTACTTCGCGACGCAGCGTTTGCTTGCGAGCGATGTGCCGTTTACAGCGATCTTTGCGTTCAACGATGTCTCTGCGATCGGAGCCGTGCGTGCGCTGCGCGAGGCGGGACTGAGTGTGCCACAGGATGTCTCCGTGGTGGGATTCGATGATATTCAGTCGGCGGCGTTCCAGAACCCCGGCCTGACGACCGTGCGGCAACCGCTGCGGACGATGGGAATGCTGGCGGCAGAGACGGTGATTCGGCAAATTTCGGCAGATGCCGATCATTCCCACGCCAAGCAGTTGCTGGTGGATCCGGAGTTGGTGGTGCGCGACTCGACCTGTCCGCCGCAGGCTCGCGGCAGAAAGCGATAG
- a CDS encoding cytochrome c oxidase subunit 3, which produces MPTILTPPEIRRHAEEEHHLGENDNGNGRRPPTDKKTGGNGDGDNWDARPQGRRGPRERLKQARIGLFLAVAADAMFFIALVGAFFVQRVSGHFDAYNRYINEWLPITLPSILWINTAMLFLSSVTAEIARQGMFHEHDALEEWIGLGRPISKRAGLWLGATLFFGALFLAGQFAAWQQLSLQHVYASDNPSSHYFYLITIAHAIHLAIGIGALLTAMMILRKGRSLLTRQVWVDCSVWYWHAMGLLWVGLFLLLEFGQ; this is translated from the coding sequence ATGCCCACCATACTGACACCGCCGGAGATTCGCCGCCACGCCGAGGAAGAGCATCACCTTGGCGAAAACGACAACGGAAACGGTCGTCGTCCGCCCACCGACAAGAAGACCGGTGGGAACGGGGATGGGGACAACTGGGACGCCCGACCGCAAGGCCGCCGTGGCCCTCGCGAGCGCCTGAAGCAGGCACGTATCGGTCTCTTTCTGGCAGTCGCGGCCGATGCGATGTTCTTCATTGCACTCGTCGGTGCCTTCTTCGTGCAGCGCGTCTCCGGCCACTTCGACGCCTACAACCGTTACATCAATGAATGGCTTCCGATCACGCTGCCGTCAATCCTCTGGATCAATACGGCCATGCTCTTCCTCTCATCCGTCACGGCTGAAATCGCACGCCAGGGTATGTTCCATGAGCACGATGCGCTGGAAGAGTGGATCGGCCTTGGTCGCCCCATCTCGAAGCGCGCGGGCCTCTGGCTGGGTGCCACGCTCTTCTTCGGGGCGCTCTTTCTTGCGGGACAGTTTGCGGCCTGGCAGCAGCTAAGCCTGCAGCACGTCTACGCGAGCGACAACCCCTCAAGCCACTACTTCTACCTCATCACCATCGCGCACGCGATCCATCTTGCCATCGGCATCGGCGCTTTGTTGACGGCGATGATGATCCTTCGCAAGGGGCGTTCCCTGCTGACGCGGCAGGTCTGGGTCGACTGCTCCGTCTGGTACTGGCACGCTATGGGGTTGCTCTGGGTAGGACTCTTCCTGCTGCTGGAGTTCGGCCAGTGA
- a CDS encoding carboxypeptidase-like regulatory domain-containing protein: protein MKFHLKSGRCTRPALYALAAVAITAGSATAHAQFRTSIQGTVTDPSGAVIPNAKLDLKDNQTNQVRSIVSDASGVFTFQALPADHFTLTITSTGFKKKVYSDLTFIPEQANSLQVQLDLGAADTTINVDASTVPVIDTQTSNIGATISANQIQHMPVFNNDVFTLSQLAPGVVADGAQSAGGGVFTNPGNQGPGGSTSSGARPTENGVQANANGQNYSNNGISLDGISTVSAVWGGTTIITPNPDSVDNVRVVTNNYDAEDGRFAGAQTLVTSKSGTNQLHGSAFLSIHRPGLNAYNKQTIASQTPQRNNARFNYYGGTLGGPIWKDKVFAFFSFESSPQTSNTTGLAWYETPAFRALAQTGSIASTYLGQTGGVPNGTLVANQPTCADAGRSTANCAVIAGQGLDIGSRLTGALGTQDLTTDGTNQNPGVGGGLDGVADIAYYNTVNPTSSYYRQFNGRLDANVTNKDHLAFTIYWVPQGDSTYTGGTRDYNYFVHNQVSQAMSTIWDHTFTPTFVNEARANVSGWRWNEFTSNPQQLVGLAPAAFDVNFGTASTSTMSQFGTSIGSHLDQWTIAYKDVATKTLGSHTIKFGAEYTGLHYLLDPTAQPTYDFYNVWDFLNDAPYKESGNFNYQTGKPGGVRQDERENLWGGFIQDDWKIKPNMTLHAGLRYSYFGALYSKQNALPSITLGSGASAFTNMRAVQGHNLWNPDKYNFGPQLGFNWSPEMFNNKMVVRAGYGLSFNQSEIAITANTGYNPPVQNSITFQFNSPSNSGTNGSQILYAVSSDLNSTNGFPANPNAVTSYNTNSLPTAGNASMTILGDGNGKYPTIYVQHYSADVEYQFPFQIVASLGYQGSVSRHLITQQTPNAYAVVRGYTLNPLVPNGGGSVYLNAGSANNNSMLVEVKHPFAHHFTIDGQFQWAKSLDVNGSGPYSEDAYYPANAGSSYGPSDFNVGKMGKVYGLWQPVFFHGDKRWIEKIAGGWSLSGIFNWHTGYPFSPSYGISQSLYCNSCGYTSLRPYYNGRGGNDHSNNAFIHGTNFQNTGTATTQTATVNGNANTVVAYNDNYFNIANFTNSITWQNAAGGVTPTQALPNPAGMRRNGFVGPSYRDVDMSLVKAFGVPNTRLLGDNAKLELRADALNLFNLLNLNPSSVTTAIGSGFGSDVVALSGRQITFQARFSF, encoded by the coding sequence ATGAAATTCCACCTCAAATCCGGCCGCTGCACGCGTCCTGCGCTCTATGCGCTGGCTGCTGTCGCAATCACGGCTGGCTCTGCTACGGCACACGCTCAGTTCCGTACTTCGATCCAGGGTACCGTTACCGATCCCTCAGGCGCTGTTATTCCCAACGCCAAGCTGGATCTGAAGGATAACCAGACCAACCAGGTCCGCAGCATCGTTTCCGATGCCAGCGGCGTCTTCACCTTCCAAGCGCTTCCCGCCGATCACTTCACCCTGACCATCACCAGCACAGGCTTCAAGAAGAAGGTTTATAGCGACCTGACCTTCATCCCTGAGCAGGCCAACTCTCTGCAGGTTCAGCTCGACCTGGGGGCTGCGGATACGACGATCAACGTCGACGCTTCGACCGTCCCAGTGATCGATACGCAGACCTCGAATATCGGCGCGACGATCTCCGCCAACCAGATCCAGCACATGCCGGTCTTCAACAACGACGTCTTCACGCTCAGCCAACTGGCCCCCGGCGTTGTGGCCGACGGTGCACAGAGTGCTGGTGGCGGCGTCTTCACGAACCCTGGCAACCAGGGCCCAGGTGGTTCGACCAGCAGCGGTGCACGTCCGACGGAAAATGGTGTTCAGGCCAACGCTAACGGTCAGAACTACAGCAACAACGGAATTTCGCTTGACGGTATCAGCACCGTTTCGGCGGTCTGGGGCGGAACGACGATCATCACCCCGAACCCTGACTCTGTAGACAACGTTCGTGTTGTAACGAACAACTACGATGCTGAAGACGGTCGCTTCGCTGGCGCCCAGACTCTTGTCACATCGAAGTCTGGTACAAACCAGCTGCATGGATCGGCCTTCCTTTCGATTCATCGCCCTGGCTTGAATGCTTACAACAAGCAGACGATCGCTTCTCAAACGCCCCAGCGCAATAACGCGCGCTTCAACTACTACGGCGGAACGCTGGGCGGTCCGATCTGGAAGGACAAGGTTTTTGCGTTCTTCTCGTTTGAGTCAAGCCCGCAGACCTCTAATACAACGGGTCTCGCCTGGTACGAAACGCCGGCCTTCCGCGCACTTGCTCAGACGGGCAGCATCGCATCAACGTATCTGGGACAGACTGGTGGCGTTCCCAACGGAACGCTCGTTGCGAACCAGCCGACTTGCGCGGACGCTGGCCGTTCGACAGCAAACTGCGCAGTCATCGCAGGTCAGGGTCTTGATATCGGTTCTCGTTTGACCGGCGCTCTCGGAACGCAGGATCTTACGACCGATGGCACGAACCAGAACCCTGGTGTTGGTGGCGGCCTCGACGGCGTTGCTGATATCGCTTACTACAACACGGTCAATCCCACGTCTTCCTACTACCGCCAGTTCAACGGTCGTCTGGATGCGAACGTGACGAACAAGGATCACCTTGCCTTCACGATCTACTGGGTACCGCAGGGCGATAGCACCTACACCGGTGGAACTCGCGATTACAACTACTTCGTTCACAATCAGGTCAGCCAGGCCATGTCGACGATCTGGGATCACACGTTTACGCCGACTTTCGTCAACGAAGCTCGTGCAAACGTCTCAGGCTGGCGCTGGAACGAATTCACGTCCAATCCGCAGCAGCTTGTAGGTCTTGCACCAGCCGCGTTTGACGTCAACTTCGGTACGGCTTCCACCTCAACGATGAGCCAGTTCGGTACCTCCATCGGTTCGCATCTTGACCAATGGACGATCGCTTACAAGGATGTAGCCACGAAGACACTCGGCAGCCACACGATCAAGTTTGGCGCAGAGTATACCGGCCTGCACTACCTGCTCGATCCAACAGCGCAGCCGACCTACGACTTCTACAACGTATGGGACTTCCTCAACGATGCTCCCTACAAGGAGTCTGGCAACTTCAACTACCAGACGGGCAAGCCCGGTGGTGTGCGTCAGGACGAGCGTGAGAACCTGTGGGGCGGATTCATCCAGGACGACTGGAAGATCAAGCCGAACATGACTCTGCACGCAGGTCTTCGTTACTCCTACTTTGGCGCTCTCTACTCCAAGCAAAACGCGCTTCCTTCGATCACGCTCGGCTCAGGAGCTAGTGCCTTCACAAACATGCGCGCGGTTCAGGGACACAATCTCTGGAATCCTGATAAGTACAACTTCGGTCCTCAGCTTGGTTTCAACTGGAGCCCGGAGATGTTCAACAACAAGATGGTCGTTCGCGCTGGCTATGGCCTCTCGTTCAACCAGAGCGAAATTGCGATCACTGCGAACACTGGCTATAACCCGCCGGTTCAAAACTCCATTACCTTCCAGTTCAACTCTCCGTCGAACTCAGGTACCAACGGCAGCCAGATTCTCTACGCTGTTTCGAGCGACCTGAACTCGACAAACGGCTTCCCCGCGAATCCGAATGCGGTTACGTCGTACAACACGAACAGCTTGCCGACTGCCGGCAATGCAAGCATGACCATCCTCGGCGATGGAAACGGCAAGTACCCCACGATCTATGTTCAGCATTACTCGGCTGATGTGGAGTACCAGTTCCCGTTCCAGATCGTTGCCTCGTTGGGCTATCAGGGTAGCGTTTCTCGCCACCTCATCACTCAGCAGACACCGAATGCCTACGCAGTCGTTCGTGGCTACACGCTCAACCCCCTCGTTCCGAACGGTGGTGGCAGCGTTTACCTGAACGCAGGCAGCGCAAACAACAACTCGATGCTGGTCGAAGTGAAGCACCCATTCGCGCATCACTTCACCATCGATGGTCAGTTCCAGTGGGCAAAGAGCCTTGATGTCAATGGCTCGGGCCCGTACTCGGAAGATGCTTACTACCCGGCTAACGCTGGATCGTCGTATGGTCCTTCGGACTTCAACGTCGGCAAGATGGGTAAGGTCTATGGCCTCTGGCAGCCAGTCTTCTTCCATGGCGACAAGCGTTGGATTGAAAAGATTGCTGGCGGCTGGTCGCTTAGCGGTATCTTCAACTGGCACACAGGCTATCCCTTCTCGCCGTCGTATGGCATCAGCCAGTCGCTGTATTGCAACAGCTGCGGTTACACCTCGCTTCGTCCTTACTACAACGGCCGCGGTGGCAACGATCACAGTAACAATGCGTTCATTCATGGAACGAACTTCCAGAACACAGGCACGGCCACCACGCAGACTGCAACCGTTAACGGCAACGCGAACACCGTTGTTGCTTACAACGATAACTACTTCAACATTGCAAACTTCACGAACTCGATCACCTGGCAGAACGCTGCTGGTGGCGTAACCCCGACACAGGCACTGCCGAACCCTGCAGGAATGCGTCGCAACGGGTTCGTCGGTCCGAGCTATCGTGACGTGGATATGTCGCTCGTCAAGGCATTCGGCGTTCCTAACACTCGCCTGCTGGGTGACAACGCTAAGCTCGAGCTTCGTGCTGATGCGCTCAACCTCTTCAATCTGTTGAACCTCAACCCCAGCAGTGTTACGACCGCAATCGGATCTGGTTTCGGAAGCGATGTCGTTGCTCTGAGTGGTCGTCAAATTACCTTCCAGGCTCGCTTCAGCTTCTAA
- a CDS encoding cytochrome C oxidase subunit II, which translates to MPACAAMIELLRWPLPVDAGNHAAFDTYLRLSLDAILALFALANILLFFGVLARRRTSRPVHKLTLEYIPLALFMGLLIAVAVHAERMWAHQRFVGAAPDALQVEVTGMQFAWYFRYPGHDARFGRTSPTLVAPGEGNPLGLDAVDPASKDDIVSSELVLPAGREVDLALESQDVIHGFSVPALRLKQNAVPGQRAHVHFTATKPGRYAILCTQVCGLGHFRMSSTLRVVTPEEFTAWLHAHEVQR; encoded by the coding sequence ATGCCCGCTTGTGCCGCGATGATAGAGCTGCTGCGTTGGCCGTTGCCTGTCGACGCGGGCAATCACGCTGCGTTTGACACCTATCTGCGGCTTAGTCTCGACGCGATCCTCGCACTCTTCGCCCTGGCAAACATCCTGCTCTTTTTCGGAGTGCTGGCACGCCGACGAACGTCGCGTCCCGTCCACAAGCTCACGCTGGAGTACATCCCGCTCGCGCTCTTCATGGGTCTGCTCATCGCTGTGGCGGTGCACGCTGAGCGGATGTGGGCGCATCAACGATTCGTGGGTGCTGCGCCCGATGCGCTACAGGTTGAAGTCACAGGGATGCAGTTCGCCTGGTACTTCCGCTACCCAGGCCATGATGCCCGCTTTGGGCGCACCAGCCCGACGCTCGTCGCTCCCGGCGAAGGCAATCCTCTCGGTCTGGATGCCGTAGATCCAGCCAGCAAGGATGACATCGTCAGCTCTGAACTCGTGCTGCCTGCGGGCCGCGAAGTCGACCTCGCGCTCGAGTCGCAGGACGTTATTCACGGCTTCAGCGTGCCTGCTCTTCGGTTGAAGCAGAACGCGGTTCCCGGACAGCGAGCGCACGTCCACTTCACCGCGACAAAGCCTGGCCGCTATGCCATCCTCTGCACTCAGGTCTGTGGGCTGGGGCACTTCCGCATGTCGTCCACCTTGCGAGTGGTCACACCGGAAGAGTTCACGGCATGGCTCCACGCGCATGAGGTGCAGCGATGA